In Arachis hypogaea cultivar Tifrunner chromosome 2, arahy.Tifrunner.gnm2.J5K5, whole genome shotgun sequence, a genomic segment contains:
- the LOC140177388 gene encoding serine/threonine-protein phosphatase 7 long form homolog, translated as MLTCNHPVPPDWYNDRVEEHLRITGFYHVSQIRIVQCQKALVNALIERWHPDTHTFHLPIGECSVTLEDMALILGLPTDGLPVTGMTMSSFEAMEAECLLQFGVAPRRKDCRSSSIKLTWLRNLKENLELTDEISIQRYVRCHPGATFRHPSQVRIRYEPRSVVSRPCSGIT; from the coding sequence ATGTTGACATGTAACCATCCAGTTCCTCCGGATTGGTACAACGATAGGGTGGAGGAGCATTTACGAATTACCGGGTTCTATCATGTGTCTCAGATTAGGATAGTTCAATGTCAGAAAGCATTGGTAAATGCTCTAATCGAACGTTGGCACCCAGACACACATACGTTTCACCTTCCCATTGGTGAATGTTCTGTGACTCTTGAAGATATGGCTCTAATACTTGGTCTTCCCACAGATGGTCTTCCAGTCACTGGGATGACAATGAGTAGTTTTGAAGCCATGGAGGCGGAGTGTCTGCTTCAATTTGGGGTTGCACCTCGTAGAAAGGACTGCAGATCAAGCTCCATAAAACTGACATGGCTGCGGAATCTAAAAGAAAATTTAGAATTGACTGACGAAATCAGTATACAGAGGTATGTGAGGTGTCATCCTGGGGCGACCTTTCGTCACCCGTCGCAGGTACGGATTCGGTATGAACCGAGGTCCGTTGTAAGCAGGCCATGTAGTGGGATTACCTAG
- the LOC112728309 gene encoding uncharacterized protein: protein MTQNKDEVVLSVKDYSICRGVEYRVLESDHLKYHEKCKDFGKGCSWLIPNLLRARKGTWEVDESTVYFHRLFWTFSPCIEPFRHCKPLVSIDGTHLYGKYGGTLLLAIAQDGNSNILPIAFALVEGENAETWSFFLSNLLSHVTPKEDINVISDRHNDIKAALDAPENAANFSLSFKAKDARRMLVNAAYAKTEAEFYYWFDIMQIENPTMCDWANRMEYDKWTQHEDSGRRFGHMTINISECVNSVLKKTRNLLVISLVKSTYGRLAELFMLRGQTA, encoded by the exons ATGACACAG AATAAAGATGAAGTTGTTCTGAGTGTGAAGGACTATAGCATCTGTCGAGGTGTTGAGTACCGAGTCTTGGAATCGGATCATCTGAAGTATCATGAAAAATGCAAGGATTTCGGCAAGGGCTGTAGTTGGTTGATTCCCAATTTGCTTCGTGCACGAAAGGGAACTTGGgag GTCGATGAGTCTACAGTGTACTTTCATCGTCTTTTCTGGACATTTTCACCCTGCATCGAGCCCTTCCGGCATTGCAAGCCCCTGGTGAGTATTGATGGTACCCACttgtatggcaagtatggaggCACATTACTGTTGGCGATTGCGCAGGATGGGAACTCGAACATCCTCCCAATAGCCTTCGCCCTTGTGGAGGGAGAAAATGCGGAGACATGGTCATTCTTCTTGTCCAACCTACTATCACATGTGACGCCAAAGGAGGATATCAATGTTATCTCTGACAGGCATAATGACATCAAGGCTGCACTTGACGCCCCCGAGAATG CAGCAAATTTTAGCCTTAGCTTCAAAGCTAaagatgcaaggaggatgctggtCAATGCTGCCTATGCAAAAACTGAAGCAGAATTTTATTACTGGTTTGACATAATGCAGATTGAGAACCCGACCATGTGTGACTGGGCCAACCGGATGGAGTATGACAAGTGGACCCAACATGAGGATAGCGGTAGACGGTTCGGGCACATGACAATCAACATTAGTGAATGTGTGAATTCTGTGTTAAAGAAAACTCGCAACCTTCTGGTCATTTCGTTGGTTAAGTCTACTTACGGGAGGCTTGCTGAGCTATTTATGCTCCGTGGACAAACAGCATAG
- the LOC112728320 gene encoding protein MAIN-LIKE 1-like — MLLHDRIIPYLETAGLYHFARLNNQWFWVDEPLLSAFVERWRPETHTFHMLFGECIITLQDVAYQLGLPIDGEALSRCLTDFENLMENGRPAWVWFRKLFGELPPQNKVKQMTVCYTWFHERIRVLPADASEETVRIYARAYILMLLSSQLFVDKNANRFHLRWLPYLASLDDLDRYSWGSAALAWLYRCFCHGTNRNVVNLAGSLQLLQSWIFWRFSSLRPSRFDVYGFLLASRWATYLPKNDAGDQRVVFARLSLDRLRIHNRMCDP; from the exons atgcttttacACGACCGGATTATACCATATCTGGAAACCGCTGGTTTGTATCACTTCGCTAGGTTGAACAATCAGTGGTTCTGGGTTGATGAGCCCCTACTTAGCGCATTCGttgagaggtggcgtcctgaAACCCACACCTTTCACATGCTGTTTGGAGAGTGCATTATCACTTTGCAAGACGTGGCGTATCAGCTCGGTTTGCCCATCGATGGAGAGGCCCTTAGTAGGTGCCTGACTGACTTTGAGAATCTGATGGAGAACGGAAGACCCGCATGGGTGTGGTTTCGGAAGTTGTTTGGTGAGTTACCGCCGCAGAATAAAGTCAAGCAGATGACGGTGTGCTACACTTGGTTCCATGAGAGGATCCGGGTTCTCCCAGCAGACGCGAGTGAAGAAACGGTGCGTATATACGCGCGTGCTTATATTCTGATGTTACTGTCATCTCAGCTGTTTGTGGACAAGAACGCAAACCGGTTTCACCTTCGCTGGTTGCCTTATTTGGCATCGCTGGACGATTTGGATAGATATAGCTGGGGCTCGGCTGCACTAGCCTGGTTGTATAGATGTTTTTGTCATGGGACAAACAGAAACGTTGTTAACTTGGCCGGGTCACTACAGCTTCTACAGTCTTGGATTTTTTGGAGGTTTTCCAGTTTGAGACCTAGTCGTTTTGATGTGTACGGGTTTCTGCTTGCATCCAG GTGGGCTACATATCTACCAAAAAATGATGCAGGGGATCAAAGAGTCGTGTTTGCACGCCTGTCTTTGGATAGATTGCGTATCCACAATCGCATGTGTGATCCTTAA